The following are from one region of the Rhizobacter sp. AJA081-3 genome:
- the boxC gene encoding 2,3-epoxybenzoyl-CoA dihydrolase produces the protein MTQDLRVEYQTAPDQYRHWKLKFEGPVATLAADFDENGGLRPGYKLKLNSYDLGVDIELNDAINRIRFEHPEVRTVVMTSAKEKVFCSGANIFMLGVSSHAWKVNFCKFTNETRNGLEDSSKHSGLKFLAAVNGACAGGGYELALACDEIILVDDRSSAVSLPEVPLLGVLPGTGGLTRVTDKRHVRHDLADIFCTTTEGVRGQKAKDWRLVDAIAKPQQFAAKVQERALELAAQSDRPADGKGVKLAPLARTIEANALRYKNVTVEIDRAKRTAVFTVKAPTGAQPGDVAGIEAAGADWYPLAMARELEDAILSMRTNELDIGLWLIKTQGDAAQVLAMDATLMANQKHWLVRETIGLLRRTFSRLDVSSRSLFALIEPGSCFAGSFLELALACDRSYHLALPDDEAKAPKITVGDTNFGLFPMVTGQSRLERRFYAEQPALDAVRAQAGKPLDADAAFAIGLVTSNPDDIDWADETRIAIEERVSMSPDALTGMEANLRFNGPENMFTRVFGRLTAWQNWIFQRPNAVGEKGALKVYGKGDKAAFDWNRV, from the coding sequence GTGACCCAAGACCTTCGCGTCGAATACCAGACCGCCCCCGACCAGTACCGTCACTGGAAGCTCAAGTTCGAGGGCCCGGTGGCCACGCTGGCCGCCGATTTCGACGAGAACGGCGGCCTGCGCCCCGGCTACAAGCTCAAGCTGAACAGCTACGACCTCGGCGTCGACATCGAGCTGAACGACGCCATCAACCGCATCCGCTTCGAGCACCCCGAGGTGCGCACGGTGGTCATGACCAGCGCCAAGGAAAAGGTGTTCTGCTCCGGCGCCAACATCTTCATGCTGGGTGTCAGCAGCCACGCCTGGAAGGTGAACTTCTGCAAGTTCACCAACGAGACGCGCAACGGCCTGGAAGACTCCTCCAAGCACAGCGGCCTGAAGTTCCTCGCCGCCGTGAACGGCGCCTGCGCCGGCGGCGGCTACGAGCTCGCCCTGGCCTGCGACGAAATCATCCTGGTCGACGACCGCAGCAGCGCGGTGAGCCTGCCCGAAGTGCCGCTGCTGGGCGTGCTGCCCGGCACCGGCGGGCTGACCCGCGTGACCGACAAAAGGCACGTGCGCCACGACCTCGCAGACATCTTCTGCACGACCACCGAAGGCGTGCGCGGCCAGAAGGCGAAGGACTGGCGCCTTGTCGACGCGATCGCCAAGCCGCAGCAGTTCGCCGCCAAGGTGCAGGAACGCGCGCTCGAACTGGCCGCGCAGAGCGATCGCCCCGCCGACGGCAAGGGCGTGAAGCTGGCACCGCTGGCCCGCACCATCGAAGCCAATGCATTGCGCTACAAAAACGTGACGGTCGAGATCGACCGCGCCAAGCGCACCGCCGTCTTCACCGTGAAGGCGCCCACCGGCGCGCAGCCGGGCGACGTGGCCGGCATCGAGGCCGCCGGCGCCGACTGGTACCCGCTGGCGATGGCCCGCGAGCTGGAAGACGCGATCCTGTCGATGCGCACCAACGAGCTCGACATCGGGCTGTGGCTGATCAAGACGCAGGGCGACGCCGCGCAGGTGCTGGCGATGGATGCCACGCTGATGGCGAACCAGAAACACTGGCTGGTGCGCGAGACGATCGGCCTGCTGCGCCGCACCTTCAGCCGCCTGGACGTGTCCTCGCGTTCGCTGTTCGCGCTGATCGAGCCGGGCTCCTGCTTCGCCGGCAGCTTCCTCGAGCTGGCGCTGGCCTGCGATCGCAGCTACCACCTCGCCCTGCCCGATGACGAGGCCAAGGCACCGAAGATCACCGTGGGCGACACGAACTTCGGCCTGTTCCCGATGGTCACCGGCCAGAGCCGCCTGGAGCGCCGCTTCTACGCCGAGCAGCCCGCACTCGACGCCGTGCGCGCCCAGGCCGGCAAGCCGCTCGATGCCGACGCCGCCTTCGCCATCGGCCTGGTGACGAGCAACCCCGACGACATCGACTGGGCCGACGAGACGCGCATCGCCATCGAGGAGCGTGTCTCGATGAGCCCCGACGCGCTGACCGGCATGGAAGCCAACCTGCGCTTCAACGGCCCGGAGAACATGTTCACCCGCGTCTTCGGCCGGCTCACCGCCTGGCAGAACTGGATCTTCCAGCGCCCCAACGCCGTCGGCGAAAAGGGTGCCCTCAAGGTCTACGGCAAGGGCGACAAGGCCGCCTTCGACTGGAACCGCGTCTAA
- a CDS encoding helix-turn-helix transcriptional regulator translates to MSSTIMQAPGFVPGEDAPGEEEEAKNPFLVALGERARALRSRRGMTRKALAAAADVSERHLANLEYGVGNASILVLLDVARALQCSLAELLGDVTTTSPEWLMLRELLENRDEATLHRVRVAVGELLGTGGANASHGRQRSTQVALIGLRGAGKSTLGAMLAEDLGFPFVELSREIEKFAGCSISEIQALYGQNAYRRYERRALEESIQIYPEAVIATPGGIVSDPANFNLLLQHCTTVWLQAEPEDHMKRVVAQGDTRPMAASREAMDDLKSILAGRAAFYSKAEFQLDTSAQELQPTFVALRSLVRKALELPS, encoded by the coding sequence ATGTCAAGCACTATAATGCAGGCTCCCGGGTTTGTCCCGGGGGAGGATGCACCGGGCGAAGAAGAAGAGGCGAAGAACCCCTTCCTGGTGGCGCTGGGCGAGCGCGCCCGCGCCCTGCGCTCGCGCCGCGGCATGACGCGCAAGGCGCTGGCCGCCGCCGCCGACGTGTCCGAGCGGCACCTGGCCAACCTCGAATACGGCGTCGGCAACGCCTCCATCCTGGTGCTGCTGGACGTGGCCCGTGCGCTGCAATGCTCGCTGGCCGAGCTGCTCGGCGACGTCACCACCACCTCGCCCGAGTGGCTGATGCTGCGTGAGCTGCTGGAGAACCGCGACGAGGCCACGCTGCACCGCGTGCGAGTGGCGGTCGGCGAGTTGCTCGGCACCGGCGGCGCCAATGCCAGCCACGGCCGCCAGCGCAGCACGCAGGTGGCGCTGATCGGTCTGCGCGGCGCCGGCAAGTCCACGCTGGGTGCGATGCTGGCCGAGGACCTGGGCTTCCCCTTCGTCGAACTGAGCCGCGAGATCGAGAAGTTCGCCGGCTGCAGCATCAGCGAGATCCAGGCGCTGTACGGCCAGAACGCCTACCGCCGCTACGAGCGCCGCGCGCTCGAGGAATCGATCCAGATCTACCCCGAGGCGGTGATCGCCACGCCGGGCGGCATCGTCTCCGACCCGGCCAACTTCAACCTGCTGCTGCAGCACTGCACCACCGTGTGGCTGCAGGCCGAGCCGGAAGACCACATGAAGCGCGTCGTCGCCCAGGGCGACACACGCCCGATGGCGGCCAGCCGCGAGGCGATGGACGACCTCAAGTCCATCCTCGCCGGCCGCGCCGCCTTCTATTCGAAGGCCGAGTTCCAGCTGGACACCAGCGCGCAGGAACTGCAACCGACCTTCGTGGCCCTGAGATCCCTGGTGCGAAAGGCGCTCGAACTGCCGTCCTGA
- the boxA gene encoding benzoyl-CoA 2,3-epoxidase subunit BoxA: MDMADAAVIKQHLIDPEICIRCNTCEATCPVQAITHDSRNYVVDADKCNFCMACIPPCPTGSIDNWRTLPRIKAYGLAEQLGWDELPAELSPEQMAESGVAADAMPVAEPAAASASASATTGSEAAFNSAQYNATLPPWSAAHAYVNLYGPKAAEKSVTATVTGNVRVTEVGREYDTHHVVLDFGTMPFPVLEGQSIGIVPPGTDAGGRPHHARQYSIASPRNGERPGYNNLSLTIKRVLEDHQGQPVRGVASNYMCDLKVGDTVQVIGPFGTTFLMPNHPKSHLVMICTGTGSAPMRAMTEWRRRLRQSGKFEGGKLMLFFGARTKEELPYFGPLQNLPKDFIDINFAFSRTQGQPKRYVQHTMAERAADLAALLADPNACFYVCGLKAMEEGVVATLRDIARGAGMDWDTVGATLKREGRLHLETY; this comes from the coding sequence ATGGACATGGCCGACGCCGCGGTCATCAAGCAGCACCTGATCGACCCCGAGATCTGCATCCGCTGCAACACCTGCGAGGCGACCTGCCCGGTGCAGGCGATCACGCACGATTCGCGCAACTACGTGGTCGATGCGGACAAGTGCAACTTCTGCATGGCCTGCATCCCGCCCTGCCCGACCGGCAGCATCGACAACTGGCGCACCCTGCCACGGATCAAGGCCTACGGCCTGGCCGAGCAGCTGGGCTGGGACGAACTGCCGGCCGAGCTCTCGCCCGAGCAGATGGCCGAATCCGGCGTCGCCGCCGATGCCATGCCCGTCGCCGAGCCGGCGGCCGCGTCCGCGAGTGCGAGCGCCACGACTGGCAGCGAGGCCGCCTTCAACAGCGCGCAGTACAACGCGACGCTGCCGCCCTGGTCGGCGGCGCACGCCTACGTCAACCTCTATGGCCCGAAGGCGGCGGAGAAGAGCGTCACCGCCACGGTGACCGGCAACGTGCGTGTCACCGAGGTCGGCCGCGAGTACGACACGCACCATGTGGTGCTCGACTTCGGCACCATGCCCTTCCCGGTGTTGGAAGGCCAGAGCATCGGCATCGTGCCGCCGGGCACCGATGCCGGTGGCCGGCCGCACCATGCACGCCAGTACAGCATCGCCAGCCCGCGCAACGGCGAACGGCCTGGCTACAACAACCTGTCGCTGACCATCAAGCGCGTGCTCGAGGACCACCAAGGCCAGCCGGTGCGCGGCGTGGCCAGCAACTACATGTGCGACCTGAAGGTGGGCGACACCGTGCAGGTGATCGGGCCGTTCGGCACCACCTTCCTGATGCCCAACCACCCGAAGAGCCACCTCGTGATGATCTGCACCGGCACCGGCAGCGCGCCGATGCGGGCGATGACCGAGTGGCGCCGGCGGCTGCGCCAGTCGGGCAAGTTCGAGGGCGGCAAGCTGATGCTCTTCTTCGGCGCGCGCACGAAGGAGGAGCTGCCCTACTTCGGCCCGCTGCAGAACCTGCCGAAGGATTTCATCGACATCAACTTCGCCTTCTCGCGCACCCAGGGTCAGCCCAAGCGCTACGTGCAGCATACGATGGCCGAGCGCGCCGCCGACCTCGCCGCGCTGCTCGCCGACCCGAACGCCTGCTTCTATGTGTGCGGGCTGAAGGCGATGGAAGAGGGCGTGGTCGCCACGCTGCGCGACATCGCACGCGGGGCCGGGATGGACTGGGACACCGTCGGCGCGACGCTCAAGCGTGAAGGCCGGCTTCACCTGGAGACCTACTGA
- a CDS encoding MaoC family dehydratase, whose product MKFAEFHVGQVIEAGPYEVSEEEIVRFATAYDPQWFHTDAQAAKGGRFEGLIASGWHTCGIAMRLVADAALAGSESFASPGLAYVKWPHPVRPGDRLTVRATVVEVRRSKGQSALGILRWRWQLFNAKGSEVLDLEATSLFDLAA is encoded by the coding sequence ATGAAGTTCGCAGAGTTCCATGTCGGGCAGGTCATCGAGGCCGGCCCCTACGAGGTGAGCGAAGAGGAGATCGTGCGCTTCGCCACCGCCTACGACCCGCAGTGGTTCCACACCGATGCGCAGGCCGCGAAGGGCGGGCGTTTCGAAGGCCTGATCGCCAGCGGCTGGCACACCTGCGGCATCGCGATGCGGCTGGTGGCCGATGCAGCGCTGGCCGGCAGCGAGTCCTTCGCCTCACCCGGCCTCGCCTACGTGAAGTGGCCGCACCCTGTGCGCCCGGGCGACCGCCTCACGGTGCGGGCCACGGTCGTCGAGGTGCGCCGCTCCAAGGGCCAGAGTGCGCTGGGCATCCTGCGCTGGCGCTGGCAGCTCTTCAATGCGAAGGGCAGCGAGGTGCTCGACCTCGAGGCAACCAGCCTGTTCGACCTCGCGGCGTAG
- the boxB gene encoding benzoyl-CoA 2,3-epoxidase subunit BoxB, which yields MSTISYSDKIPNNVNLSEDRTLQRALEQWQPNYLAWWDDMGPDGSQNFDVYLRTAVSVDPQGWAQFGHVKMPDYRWGIFLNPGEKDRKIHFGDHKGEDAWQDVPGEYRANLRRIIVTQGDTEPASVEQQRHLGLTCPSQYDLRNLFQVNVEEGRHLWAMVYLLHKYFGRDGREEGEALLERRSGNQDNPRILQAFNEQTPDWLSFFMFTYFTDRDGKFQLCALAESSFDPLARTTKFMLTEEAHHMFVGESGISRVIQRTCAAMNELKTDDPKKLREAGVIDLPTLQRYLNFHFSVTIDLFGADESSNAATFYSTGLKGRYEEGKRVDDHQLRGQTYKVLQAVGGKLVEREVPMLNALNEVLRDDYIADSRAGVERWNKVIEKAGIPFRLKTPHKAFHRSIGALSGVKVSPEGQVVSEAEWNAKVDDWLPSGSDRAFVASLMGRVVEPGQFANWIAPPVMGINRQPVDFEYIRFG from the coding sequence ATGAGCACGATCAGCTACAGCGACAAGATCCCGAACAACGTCAACCTGAGCGAGGACCGCACGCTGCAGCGCGCGCTCGAGCAGTGGCAGCCGAACTACCTGGCCTGGTGGGACGACATGGGCCCGGACGGCTCGCAGAACTTCGACGTCTACCTGCGCACCGCGGTCAGCGTCGATCCGCAGGGCTGGGCGCAGTTCGGCCACGTGAAGATGCCCGACTACCGCTGGGGCATCTTCCTGAACCCGGGCGAGAAGGACCGCAAGATCCACTTCGGCGACCACAAGGGCGAAGACGCCTGGCAGGACGTGCCCGGGGAATACCGCGCCAACCTGCGCCGCATCATCGTCACGCAGGGCGACACCGAGCCGGCGAGCGTGGAGCAGCAGCGCCACCTGGGCCTGACCTGCCCGAGCCAGTACGACCTGCGCAACCTGTTCCAGGTGAACGTGGAAGAGGGCCGCCACCTGTGGGCGATGGTCTACCTGCTGCACAAGTACTTCGGTCGCGACGGCCGCGAGGAAGGCGAGGCCCTGCTCGAACGCCGCAGCGGCAACCAGGACAACCCGCGCATCCTGCAGGCGTTCAACGAACAGACGCCGGACTGGCTGTCGTTCTTCATGTTCACCTACTTCACCGACCGCGACGGCAAGTTCCAGCTGTGCGCGCTGGCCGAGTCGAGCTTCGACCCGCTGGCCCGCACGACCAAGTTCATGCTGACCGAAGAAGCGCACCACATGTTCGTCGGCGAGTCGGGCATCAGCCGCGTCATCCAGCGCACCTGCGCGGCGATGAACGAGCTGAAGACGGATGACCCGAAGAAGCTGCGCGAAGCCGGCGTGATCGACCTGCCGACGCTGCAGCGTTACCTGAACTTCCACTTCTCGGTGACGATCGACCTGTTCGGCGCCGACGAGTCGAGCAACGCCGCGACCTTCTACTCGACCGGGTTGAAGGGCCGCTACGAGGAAGGCAAGCGCGTCGACGACCACCAGCTGCGCGGCCAGACCTACAAGGTGCTGCAGGCCGTGGGCGGCAAGCTGGTCGAGCGCGAGGTGCCGATGCTCAACGCGCTCAACGAAGTGCTGCGCGACGACTACATCGCCGACTCGCGTGCCGGCGTGGAGCGCTGGAACAAGGTGATCGAGAAAGCCGGCATCCCGTTCCGCCTGAAGACGCCGCACAAGGCCTTCCACCGCAGCATCGGTGCGCTGTCGGGCGTGAAGGTGTCGCCCGAAGGCCAGGTGGTCAGCGAAGCCGAATGGAACGCCAAGGTCGACGACTGGCTGCCCAGCGGCAGCGACCGCGCCTTCGTGGCCAGCCTGATGGGCCGCGTCGTCGAGCCGGGCCAGTTCGCCAACTGGATCGCCCCGCCGGTCATGGGCATCAACCGCCAGCCGGTGGACTTCGAATACATTCGATTCGGCTGA
- a CDS encoding M28 family metallopeptidase, which yields MPRPTLRCLAAAATFAAAAAAHAQAEDTMVRAILSDISAQRIEQRIRTLVAFETRHTQSETVSDTRGIGAARRWIERELRECSRATGGALQVQMRSHVEPAGRRLSQPTEIVNVVATLPGASAAAGRERVLVVSGHYDSRNTDVNDAAGIAPGANDDASGTAVVMELACAMAKHRFDATLVFMAVAGEEQGLLGAAQMARDARRDGVGIEAMITNDIVGSPRGDFGQHDPKRLRLFADGFDPLLRMLVASQGNAAPSEEEARRMASARETLQALALAGGGEDLPTHQLGRHLKAAGERYLPGFQVQLIQRRDRYLRGGDHLPFLERGYAAVRFTEPFENFRHQHQNVRVENGVAYGDLPEHVDMAYVADVTRVNAAGLATLALAPPPPRNVKLDATELTNSSTLQWDVDPAVAGYRIVWRATDSATWQQSREVGRVGRATLDDISKDNVIFGVMAVSARGHASLAAYPLPLVRR from the coding sequence ATGCCCCGCCCGACCCTGCGCTGCCTCGCCGCCGCCGCCACCTTCGCCGCGGCGGCCGCGGCCCACGCCCAGGCCGAAGACACGATGGTGCGCGCCATCCTTTCCGACATCTCGGCGCAGCGCATCGAGCAGCGCATCCGCACGCTCGTCGCCTTCGAGACGCGGCACACGCAGTCGGAGACCGTGTCCGACACGCGCGGCATCGGCGCCGCGCGGCGCTGGATCGAGCGCGAGCTGCGCGAATGTTCGCGCGCCACCGGCGGGGCGCTGCAGGTGCAGATGCGCAGCCATGTCGAGCCGGCCGGCCGGCGGCTGTCGCAGCCCACCGAGATCGTCAATGTGGTGGCGACGCTGCCCGGCGCTTCGGCCGCCGCGGGGCGCGAGCGCGTGCTGGTCGTCAGCGGCCACTACGACTCGCGCAACACGGATGTCAACGATGCGGCCGGCATCGCGCCCGGCGCCAACGACGACGCCTCGGGCACCGCGGTGGTGATGGAACTGGCCTGCGCGATGGCGAAACACCGCTTCGACGCCACGCTCGTCTTCATGGCCGTGGCCGGCGAGGAGCAGGGCCTGCTCGGCGCGGCGCAGATGGCGCGCGATGCGCGCCGCGACGGCGTGGGCATCGAGGCGATGATCACCAACGACATCGTCGGCAGCCCGCGCGGCGACTTCGGCCAGCACGACCCGAAGCGGCTGCGCCTGTTCGCCGACGGTTTCGATCCGCTGCTGCGAATGCTCGTCGCGTCGCAGGGCAACGCGGCGCCGAGCGAGGAGGAGGCGCGCCGCATGGCCAGCGCGCGCGAGACGCTGCAGGCGCTCGCGCTGGCCGGTGGCGGCGAGGACCTGCCCACGCACCAGCTCGGCCGCCACCTGAAGGCAGCCGGCGAGCGCTACCTCCCCGGCTTCCAGGTGCAGCTGATCCAGCGGCGCGACCGCTACCTGCGCGGCGGCGACCACCTGCCGTTTCTCGAACGCGGCTATGCGGCGGTGCGCTTCACCGAGCCCTTCGAGAACTTCCGCCACCAGCACCAGAACGTGCGTGTCGAGAACGGCGTGGCCTACGGCGATCTGCCCGAGCACGTGGACATGGCCTACGTGGCCGACGTGACGCGCGTGAACGCCGCCGGCCTGGCCACGCTCGCGCTGGCCCCGCCGCCGCCGCGCAACGTGAAGCTGGACGCCACCGAACTGACCAACAGCAGCACGCTGCAATGGGACGTGGATCCCGCCGTGGCCGGCTACCGCATCGTCTGGCGCGCCACCGACTCGGCGACCTGGCAGCAGTCGCGCGAGGTCGGGCGTGTGGGCCGCGCGACGCTGGACGACATCAGCAAAGACAACGTGATCTTCGGCGTGATGGCGGTGTCGGCGCGCGGCCACGCCAGCCTGGCCGCCTACCCCTTGCCGCTGGTGCGGCGTTGA
- a CDS encoding GNAT family N-acetyltransferase has translation MPTTLTIRPARPEEFEPLGRLTVAVYAALPGFPTPAQQPGYYEMLAGIGRFAERPGACLLVAHSAQGELAGGVVYFGDMAEYGAGGIAASQRDAAGIRLLAVAPAHRGLGAGRALTQACIERARAEGRSEVILHTTRAMQRAWALYEAMGFLRSADLDFEQQSLPVYGFRMSLG, from the coding sequence ATGCCCACCACGCTGACGATCCGCCCCGCGCGGCCCGAGGAGTTCGAGCCGCTCGGCCGGCTGACCGTGGCGGTGTATGCCGCCCTGCCAGGCTTCCCGACCCCGGCGCAGCAGCCGGGCTACTACGAGATGCTGGCGGGCATCGGCCGCTTCGCCGAGCGGCCCGGTGCCTGCCTGCTGGTGGCGCACAGCGCGCAGGGCGAACTGGCCGGCGGCGTCGTCTACTTCGGCGACATGGCCGAGTACGGCGCGGGCGGCATTGCCGCGTCGCAGCGCGACGCCGCCGGCATCCGGCTGCTCGCGGTGGCGCCGGCGCACCGCGGCCTCGGTGCGGGCCGCGCACTGACGCAGGCCTGCATCGAGCGGGCGCGCGCCGAGGGACGCAGCGAGGTGATCCTGCACACCACACGGGCGATGCAGCGGGCCTGGGCGCTGTACGAGGCGATGGGATTCCTGCGCTCGGCTGATCTCGATTTCGAGCAGCAGAGCCTGCCCGTGTACGGCTTCCGGATGAGCCTGGGCTGA
- a CDS encoding vanadium-dependent haloperoxidase, translating to MKITFPKMAFAALLSMLGAAHADVVTDWNDKANEIVAKVGPGAAGHRLMAVVQGAVLDAVNGSGPRAPVEAAVAAANRATLSALVPAEKAAVEAAYQRAVEAVPEGEAKARAIAAGERAAAQWLARLAADGANAPDRYHWNASPGRYVPTVTPAAANWPHRKPWVMDKASQFRPAPPPELGSETWARDLQEVRTYGEKGSKLRTPQQTEIARFWEETRPLVYFPLLRSVAALPGRTVAQNARLYAASALASDDALIAVFDAKYHYQFWRPITAARSSHAAGGTTVEGDPGWTPLIPTPMHPEYPCAHCVIAGAVGAVIEAELRGAKSPLLRTSSPTAPGVVREWKSAAEMVEEVKTARIHDGVHYRNSTQVGAEMGAAVGRLVQQRLAAAASL from the coding sequence ATGAAAATCACATTCCCCAAGATGGCCTTTGCGGCCCTGTTGTCGATGTTAGGCGCGGCGCATGCCGACGTCGTCACCGACTGGAACGACAAGGCCAACGAGATCGTCGCCAAGGTCGGCCCCGGCGCCGCCGGCCACCGCCTGATGGCGGTGGTGCAGGGCGCGGTGCTCGACGCGGTGAACGGCAGCGGGCCGCGCGCGCCCGTCGAGGCGGCGGTGGCCGCGGCCAACCGCGCCACGCTGTCGGCACTGGTGCCCGCCGAGAAGGCGGCCGTCGAGGCGGCCTACCAGCGCGCCGTCGAGGCCGTGCCGGAGGGCGAGGCGAAGGCCCGCGCCATCGCTGCCGGCGAACGTGCCGCGGCCCAGTGGCTGGCGCGTTTGGCGGCTGACGGCGCCAACGCGCCCGACCGCTACCACTGGAACGCCAGCCCCGGCCGCTACGTGCCCACGGTGACGCCGGCGGCGGCGAACTGGCCCCATCGCAAGCCCTGGGTGATGGACAAGGCCAGCCAGTTCCGCCCCGCGCCTCCGCCCGAACTGGGCAGCGAGACCTGGGCGCGCGACCTGCAGGAGGTGCGCACGTACGGCGAGAAGGGAAGCAAGCTGCGCACGCCGCAGCAGACCGAGATCGCGCGCTTCTGGGAGGAAACGCGGCCGCTGGTGTACTTCCCGCTGCTGCGCTCGGTGGCTGCGTTGCCGGGCCGCACGGTGGCGCAGAACGCGCGCCTGTACGCCGCCTCGGCGCTGGCCAGCGACGACGCGCTGATCGCCGTGTTCGACGCCAAGTACCACTACCAGTTCTGGCGGCCCATCACGGCCGCGCGCAGCAGCCACGCGGCCGGCGGCACGACGGTGGAGGGTGACCCGGGCTGGACGCCGCTGATCCCCACGCCGATGCATCCGGAGTACCCCTGCGCGCACTGCGTGATCGCCGGCGCGGTGGGTGCGGTCATCGAGGCCGAGCTGCGCGGTGCGAAATCGCCGCTGCTGCGCACGAGCAGCCCGACGGCGCCTGGCGTGGTGCGCGAGTGGAAGAGCGCGGCCGAGATGGTCGAGGAAGTGAAGACGGCGCGCATCCATGACGGCGTGCACTATCGGAACTCGACGCAGGTCGGTGCCGAGATGGGCGCGGCGGTGGGCCGGCTGGTGCAGCAGCGACTCGCGGCGGCGGCCTCGCTCTGA
- a CDS encoding 3-hydroxyacyl-CoA dehydrogenase produces the protein MTIDLRSAPVLVVGAGIMGIGIVQVAALAGHPVKLFDMREGAASQALDKLAATLKSLVDKGRLDAEAARAAMARTAAINSLAQARDSALVVEAIVEQLEAKRSLFNELEGIVAPGAVLATNTSSISVTAIANGLQHPGRLVGMHFFNPVPLMKLVEVVSGLQTDAPVADAIFELSKVWGKVPVHAKSTPGFIVNRIARPYYAETLALLLEQAATPQVLDACLKAAGFRMGPCELMDLIGHDTNFAVTNSVYEANFFDKRYLPSLVQREMVAGGLFGRKSGRGFYRYEAGSNGPAPLPVAMHDAPATAHQVTVHGIGPVADHLEHAAIAALAPQGWGPARDLASPWIGLTIDGARLALTDGRTAQQLSRDLGVADIAVFDRPLVQPIAPGTALAYAVAPGARAAWRTQAGAWLAALGFTPLPLADAPGLVVARTIAMLINEGADAVLQGVCDTAGADAAMKLGVNYPAGPFEWLADWSVDGVVGVLRALDAEYRGERYRVSPWLRRHSHGH, from the coding sequence ATGACGATCGATCTTCGCAGCGCCCCCGTGCTGGTGGTGGGCGCCGGCATCATGGGCATCGGCATCGTGCAGGTGGCGGCATTGGCCGGCCACCCGGTGAAGCTGTTCGACATGCGCGAGGGCGCGGCCAGCCAGGCGCTGGACAAGCTCGCCGCGACGCTGAAGTCGCTGGTCGACAAGGGCCGGCTCGACGCCGAGGCCGCGCGCGCCGCGATGGCCCGAACCGCAGCGATCAACTCGCTGGCGCAGGCGCGCGACAGCGCCCTGGTGGTCGAGGCCATCGTCGAGCAATTGGAGGCCAAGCGCAGCCTGTTCAACGAACTCGAAGGCATCGTCGCGCCGGGTGCGGTGCTGGCGACGAACACCTCGTCGATCAGCGTCACCGCCATCGCCAACGGCCTGCAGCACCCCGGCCGGCTGGTCGGCATGCACTTCTTCAACCCGGTGCCGCTGATGAAGCTGGTCGAGGTGGTCAGCGGGCTGCAGACCGATGCGCCGGTCGCGGACGCCATCTTCGAGTTGAGCAAGGTCTGGGGCAAGGTGCCGGTGCATGCGAAGAGCACGCCGGGGTTCATCGTCAATCGGATCGCTAGGCCTTACTACGCGGAGACGCTGGCGCTGCTTTTGGAGCAAGCAGCCACGCCGCAGGTGCTCGACGCCTGCCTCAAGGCTGCAGGCTTTCGCATGGGGCCCTGCGAGCTGATGGACCTGATCGGCCACGACACCAACTTCGCCGTGACGAACTCCGTCTACGAAGCCAACTTCTTCGACAAGCGCTACCTGCCCTCACTGGTGCAGCGCGAGATGGTCGCCGGCGGCCTGTTCGGCCGCAAGAGCGGCCGTGGCTTCTATCGCTACGAGGCCGGCAGCAATGGCCCGGCACCCTTGCCGGTGGCCATGCACGACGCGCCGGCCACGGCGCACCAGGTCACGGTGCACGGCATCGGGCCGGTCGCCGACCACCTCGAACACGCGGCCATTGCCGCACTGGCGCCACAGGGCTGGGGGCCGGCACGCGATCTGGCCAGCCCCTGGATCGGCCTGACCATCGACGGCGCCCGGCTCGCGCTCACCGACGGGCGCACCGCGCAGCAGCTGTCGCGCGACCTCGGCGTGGCGGACATCGCCGTCTTCGACCGGCCGCTCGTCCAGCCGATCGCACCGGGCACGGCGCTCGCCTATGCCGTCGCGCCGGGCGCGCGTGCGGCCTGGCGCACGCAGGCCGGCGCCTGGCTCGCCGCGCTGGGCTTCACGCCGCTGCCGCTGGCCGATGCGCCGGGCCTGGTGGTGGCGCGCACGATCGCGATGCTGATCAACGAAGGCGCCGACGCCGTGCTGCAAGGCGTGTGCGACACCGCCGGCGCCGATGCGGCGATGAAGCTCGGCGTCAACTACCCGGCCGGCCCCTTCGAGTGGCTCGCGGACTGGAGCGTGGACGGCGTGGTCGGCGTGCTTCGTGCGCTCGATGCCGAGTACCGCGGCGAGCGTTATCGCGTCAGCCCCTGGCTGCGCCGCCATTCTCACGGTCACTGA